A window of the Canis lupus baileyi chromosome 1, mCanLup2.hap1, whole genome shotgun sequence genome harbors these coding sequences:
- the U2AF1L4 gene encoding splicing factor U2AF 26 kDa subunit isoform X3 — MAEYLASIFGTEKDKVNCSFYFKIGACRHGDRCSRLHNKPTFSQTIVLLNLYRNPQNTAQTADGSHCHVSDVEVQEHYDNFFEEVFTELQEKYGEIEEMNVCDNLGDHLVGNVYVKFRREEDAERAVAELNNRWFNGQAVHAELSPVTDFRESCCRQECTRGGFCNFMHLRPISRNLRRQLYGRGPRRRSPPRSHTGHRPRERNLRRSPDHRHGRF; from the exons ATGGCTGAATATTTAGCTTCGATATTCGGGACTGAGAAGGACAA GGTTAACTGCTCTTTTTACTTTAAGATCGGGGCCTGCCGGCACGGGGACCGGTGCTCCCGGCTTCACAACAAGCCGACTTTCAGCCAG ACCATAGTGCTGCTCAACCTGTACCGGAATCCACAGAACACCGCCCAAACCGCAGACGGATCGCACT GTCACGTGAGCGACGTGGAGGTGCAGGAACACTATGATAACTTCTTCGAG GAGGTGTTCACGGAGCTGCAGGAGAAGTATGGGGAGATTGAAGAGATGAATGTGTGCGACAACCTGGGGGACCACCTCGTGGGCAATGTCTATGTCAAG TTTCGGCGAGAGGAGGATGCAGAGCGGGCAGTGGCCGAACTCAATAACCGCTGGTTCAATGGGCAGGCTGTGCACGCTGAGCTGTCTCCTGTCACTGACTTCCGGGAGTCGTGCTGCCGGCA GGAATGTACCCGCGGTGGTTTCTGCAACTTCATGCACCTGCGGCCCATCTCCCGGAACCTCCGACGTCAGCTGTATGGGCGGGGACCCAGACGCAG GTCACCCCCGAGGTCTCATACCGGCCACCGTCCCCGAGAAAGAAACCTACGACGTTCCCCAGACCACCGGCATGGTCGCTTCTGA
- the U2AF1L4 gene encoding splicing factor U2AF 26 kDa subunit isoform X8 — protein sequence MAEYLASIFGTEKDKVNCSFYFKIGACRHGDRCSRLHNKPTFSQEVFTELQEKYGEIEEMNVCDNLGDHLVGNVYVKFRREEDAERAVAELNNRWFNGQAVHAELSPVTDFRESCCRQYEMGECTRGGFCNFMHLRPISRNLRRQLYGRGPRRRSPPRSHTGHRPRERNLRRSPDHRHGRF from the exons ATGGCTGAATATTTAGCTTCGATATTCGGGACTGAGAAGGACAA GGTTAACTGCTCTTTTTACTTTAAGATCGGGGCCTGCCGGCACGGGGACCGGTGCTCCCGGCTTCACAACAAGCCGACTTTCAGCCAG GAGGTGTTCACGGAGCTGCAGGAGAAGTATGGGGAGATTGAAGAGATGAATGTGTGCGACAACCTGGGGGACCACCTCGTGGGCAATGTCTATGTCAAG TTTCGGCGAGAGGAGGATGCAGAGCGGGCAGTGGCCGAACTCAATAACCGCTGGTTCAATGGGCAGGCTGTGCACGCTGAGCTGTCTCCTGTCACTGACTTCCGGGAGTCGTGCTGCCGGCAGTATGAGATGGG GGAATGTACCCGCGGTGGTTTCTGCAACTTCATGCACCTGCGGCCCATCTCCCGGAACCTCCGACGTCAGCTGTATGGGCGGGGACCCAGACGCAG GTCACCCCCGAGGTCTCATACCGGCCACCGTCCCCGAGAAAGAAACCTACGACGTTCCCCAGACCACCGGCATGGTCGCTTCTGA
- the U2AF1L4 gene encoding splicing factor U2AF 26 kDa subunit isoform X6 encodes MAEYLASIFGTEKDKVNCSFYFKIGACRHGDRCSRLHNKPTFSQTIVLLNLYRNPQNTAQTADGSHCHVSDVEVQEHYDNFFEFRREEDAERAVAELNNRWFNGQAVHAELSPVTDFRESCCRQYEMGECTRGGFCNFMHLRPISRNLRRQLYGRGPRRRSPPRSHTGHRPRERNLRRSPDHRHGRF; translated from the exons ATGGCTGAATATTTAGCTTCGATATTCGGGACTGAGAAGGACAA GGTTAACTGCTCTTTTTACTTTAAGATCGGGGCCTGCCGGCACGGGGACCGGTGCTCCCGGCTTCACAACAAGCCGACTTTCAGCCAG ACCATAGTGCTGCTCAACCTGTACCGGAATCCACAGAACACCGCCCAAACCGCAGACGGATCGCACT GTCACGTGAGCGACGTGGAGGTGCAGGAACACTATGATAACTTCTTCGAG TTTCGGCGAGAGGAGGATGCAGAGCGGGCAGTGGCCGAACTCAATAACCGCTGGTTCAATGGGCAGGCTGTGCACGCTGAGCTGTCTCCTGTCACTGACTTCCGGGAGTCGTGCTGCCGGCAGTATGAGATGGG GGAATGTACCCGCGGTGGTTTCTGCAACTTCATGCACCTGCGGCCCATCTCCCGGAACCTCCGACGTCAGCTGTATGGGCGGGGACCCAGACGCAG GTCACCCCCGAGGTCTCATACCGGCCACCGTCCCCGAGAAAGAAACCTACGACGTTCCCCAGACCACCGGCATGGTCGCTTCTGA
- the U2AF1L4 gene encoding splicing factor U2AF 26 kDa subunit isoform X7 — protein sequence MAEYLASIFGTEKDKVNCSFYFKIGACRHGDRCSRLHNKPTFSQTIVLLNLYRNPQNTAQTADGSHCHVSDVEVQEHYDNFFEFRREEDAERAVAELNNRWFNGQAVHAELSPVTDFRESCCRQECTRGGFCNFMHLRPISRNLRRQLYGRGPRRRSPPRSHTGHRPRERNLRRSPDHRHGRF from the exons ATGGCTGAATATTTAGCTTCGATATTCGGGACTGAGAAGGACAA GGTTAACTGCTCTTTTTACTTTAAGATCGGGGCCTGCCGGCACGGGGACCGGTGCTCCCGGCTTCACAACAAGCCGACTTTCAGCCAG ACCATAGTGCTGCTCAACCTGTACCGGAATCCACAGAACACCGCCCAAACCGCAGACGGATCGCACT GTCACGTGAGCGACGTGGAGGTGCAGGAACACTATGATAACTTCTTCGAG TTTCGGCGAGAGGAGGATGCAGAGCGGGCAGTGGCCGAACTCAATAACCGCTGGTTCAATGGGCAGGCTGTGCACGCTGAGCTGTCTCCTGTCACTGACTTCCGGGAGTCGTGCTGCCGGCA GGAATGTACCCGCGGTGGTTTCTGCAACTTCATGCACCTGCGGCCCATCTCCCGGAACCTCCGACGTCAGCTGTATGGGCGGGGACCCAGACGCAG GTCACCCCCGAGGTCTCATACCGGCCACCGTCCCCGAGAAAGAAACCTACGACGTTCCCCAGACCACCGGCATGGTCGCTTCTGA
- the U2AF1L4 gene encoding splicing factor U2AF 26 kDa subunit isoform X4 yields MAEYLASIFGTEKDKVNCSFYFKIGACRHGDRCSRLHNKPTFSQTIVLLNLYRNPQNTAQTADGSHCHVSDVEVQEHYDNFFEFRREEDAERAVAELNNRWFNGQAVHAELSPVTDFRESCCRQYEMGLPHPSTLYPGNVPAVVSATSCTCGPSPGTSDVSCMGGDPDAGHPRGLIPATVPEKETYDVPQTTGMVASETLAPLTHS; encoded by the exons ATGGCTGAATATTTAGCTTCGATATTCGGGACTGAGAAGGACAA GGTTAACTGCTCTTTTTACTTTAAGATCGGGGCCTGCCGGCACGGGGACCGGTGCTCCCGGCTTCACAACAAGCCGACTTTCAGCCAG ACCATAGTGCTGCTCAACCTGTACCGGAATCCACAGAACACCGCCCAAACCGCAGACGGATCGCACT GTCACGTGAGCGACGTGGAGGTGCAGGAACACTATGATAACTTCTTCGAG TTTCGGCGAGAGGAGGATGCAGAGCGGGCAGTGGCCGAACTCAATAACCGCTGGTTCAATGGGCAGGCTGTGCACGCTGAGCTGTCTCCTGTCACTGACTTCCGGGAGTCGTGCTGCCGGCAGTATGAGATGGG CCTCCCCCATCCATCTACCCTCTACCCAGGGAATGTACCCGCGGTGGTTTCTGCAACTTCATGCACCTGCGGCCCATCTCCCGGAACCTCCGACGTCAGCTGTATGGGCGGGGACCCAGACGCAG GTCACCCCCGAGGTCTCATACCGGCCACCGTCCCCGAGAAAGAAACCTACGACGTTCCCCAGACCACCGGCATGGTCGCTTCTGAGACCCTGGCTCCCTTGACCCACTCCTGA
- the U2AF1L4 gene encoding splicing factor U2AF 26 kDa subunit isoform X1, with amino-acid sequence MAEYLASIFGTEKDKVNCSFYFKIGACRHGDRCSRLHNKPTFSQTIVLLNLYRNPQNTAQTADGSHCHVSDVEVQEHYDNFFEEVFTELQEKYGEIEEMNVCDNLGDHLVGNVYVKFRREEDAERAVAELNNRWFNGQAVHAELSPVTDFRESCCRQYEMGLPHPSTLYPGNVPAVVSATSCTCGPSPGTSDVSCMGGDPDAGHPRGLIPATVPEKETYDVPQTTGMVASETLAPLTHS; translated from the exons ATGGCTGAATATTTAGCTTCGATATTCGGGACTGAGAAGGACAA GGTTAACTGCTCTTTTTACTTTAAGATCGGGGCCTGCCGGCACGGGGACCGGTGCTCCCGGCTTCACAACAAGCCGACTTTCAGCCAG ACCATAGTGCTGCTCAACCTGTACCGGAATCCACAGAACACCGCCCAAACCGCAGACGGATCGCACT GTCACGTGAGCGACGTGGAGGTGCAGGAACACTATGATAACTTCTTCGAG GAGGTGTTCACGGAGCTGCAGGAGAAGTATGGGGAGATTGAAGAGATGAATGTGTGCGACAACCTGGGGGACCACCTCGTGGGCAATGTCTATGTCAAG TTTCGGCGAGAGGAGGATGCAGAGCGGGCAGTGGCCGAACTCAATAACCGCTGGTTCAATGGGCAGGCTGTGCACGCTGAGCTGTCTCCTGTCACTGACTTCCGGGAGTCGTGCTGCCGGCAGTATGAGATGGG CCTCCCCCATCCATCTACCCTCTACCCAGGGAATGTACCCGCGGTGGTTTCTGCAACTTCATGCACCTGCGGCCCATCTCCCGGAACCTCCGACGTCAGCTGTATGGGCGGGGACCCAGACGCAG GTCACCCCCGAGGTCTCATACCGGCCACCGTCCCCGAGAAAGAAACCTACGACGTTCCCCAGACCACCGGCATGGTCGCTTCTGAGACCCTGGCTCCCTTGACCCACTCCTGA
- the U2AF1L4 gene encoding splicing factor U2AF 26 kDa subunit isoform X2, with translation MAEYLASIFGTEKDKVNCSFYFKIGACRHGDRCSRLHNKPTFSQTIVLLNLYRNPQNTAQTADGSHCHVSDVEVQEHYDNFFEEVFTELQEKYGEIEEMNVCDNLGDHLVGNVYVKFRREEDAERAVAELNNRWFNGQAVHAELSPVTDFRESCCRQYEMGECTRGGFCNFMHLRPISRNLRRQLYGRGPRRRSPPRSHTGHRPRERNLRRSPDHRHGRF, from the exons ATGGCTGAATATTTAGCTTCGATATTCGGGACTGAGAAGGACAA GGTTAACTGCTCTTTTTACTTTAAGATCGGGGCCTGCCGGCACGGGGACCGGTGCTCCCGGCTTCACAACAAGCCGACTTTCAGCCAG ACCATAGTGCTGCTCAACCTGTACCGGAATCCACAGAACACCGCCCAAACCGCAGACGGATCGCACT GTCACGTGAGCGACGTGGAGGTGCAGGAACACTATGATAACTTCTTCGAG GAGGTGTTCACGGAGCTGCAGGAGAAGTATGGGGAGATTGAAGAGATGAATGTGTGCGACAACCTGGGGGACCACCTCGTGGGCAATGTCTATGTCAAG TTTCGGCGAGAGGAGGATGCAGAGCGGGCAGTGGCCGAACTCAATAACCGCTGGTTCAATGGGCAGGCTGTGCACGCTGAGCTGTCTCCTGTCACTGACTTCCGGGAGTCGTGCTGCCGGCAGTATGAGATGGG GGAATGTACCCGCGGTGGTTTCTGCAACTTCATGCACCTGCGGCCCATCTCCCGGAACCTCCGACGTCAGCTGTATGGGCGGGGACCCAGACGCAG GTCACCCCCGAGGTCTCATACCGGCCACCGTCCCCGAGAAAGAAACCTACGACGTTCCCCAGACCACCGGCATGGTCGCTTCTGA
- the U2AF1L4 gene encoding splicing factor U2AF 26 kDa subunit isoform X9, whose product MAEYLASIFGTEKDKVNCSFYFKIGACRHGDRCSRLHNKPTFSQTIVLLNLYRNPQNTAQTADGSHCHVSDVEVQEHYDNFFEGMYPRWFLQLHAPAAHLPEPPTSAVWAGTQTQVTPEVSYRPPSPRKKPTTFPRPPAWSLLRPWLP is encoded by the exons ATGGCTGAATATTTAGCTTCGATATTCGGGACTGAGAAGGACAA GGTTAACTGCTCTTTTTACTTTAAGATCGGGGCCTGCCGGCACGGGGACCGGTGCTCCCGGCTTCACAACAAGCCGACTTTCAGCCAG ACCATAGTGCTGCTCAACCTGTACCGGAATCCACAGAACACCGCCCAAACCGCAGACGGATCGCACT GTCACGTGAGCGACGTGGAGGTGCAGGAACACTATGATAACTTCTTCGAG GGAATGTACCCGCGGTGGTTTCTGCAACTTCATGCACCTGCGGCCCATCTCCCGGAACCTCCGACGTCAGCTGTATGGGCGGGGACCCAGACGCAG GTCACCCCCGAGGTCTCATACCGGCCACCGTCCCCGAGAAAGAAACCTACGACGTTCCCCAGACCACCGGCATGGTCGCTTCTGAGACCCTGGCTCCCTTGA
- the U2AF1L4 gene encoding splicing factor U2AF 26 kDa subunit isoform X5 produces the protein MAEYLASIFGTEKDKVNCSFYFKIGACRHGDRCSRLHNKPTFSQEVFTELQEKYGEIEEMNVCDNLGDHLVGNVYVKFRREEDAERAVAELNNRWFNGQAVHAELSPVTDFRESCCRQYEMGLPHPSTLYPGNVPAVVSATSCTCGPSPGTSDVSCMGGDPDAGHPRGLIPATVPEKETYDVPQTTGMVASETLAPLTHS, from the exons ATGGCTGAATATTTAGCTTCGATATTCGGGACTGAGAAGGACAA GGTTAACTGCTCTTTTTACTTTAAGATCGGGGCCTGCCGGCACGGGGACCGGTGCTCCCGGCTTCACAACAAGCCGACTTTCAGCCAG GAGGTGTTCACGGAGCTGCAGGAGAAGTATGGGGAGATTGAAGAGATGAATGTGTGCGACAACCTGGGGGACCACCTCGTGGGCAATGTCTATGTCAAG TTTCGGCGAGAGGAGGATGCAGAGCGGGCAGTGGCCGAACTCAATAACCGCTGGTTCAATGGGCAGGCTGTGCACGCTGAGCTGTCTCCTGTCACTGACTTCCGGGAGTCGTGCTGCCGGCAGTATGAGATGGG CCTCCCCCATCCATCTACCCTCTACCCAGGGAATGTACCCGCGGTGGTTTCTGCAACTTCATGCACCTGCGGCCCATCTCCCGGAACCTCCGACGTCAGCTGTATGGGCGGGGACCCAGACGCAG GTCACCCCCGAGGTCTCATACCGGCCACCGTCCCCGAGAAAGAAACCTACGACGTTCCCCAGACCACCGGCATGGTCGCTTCTGAGACCCTGGCTCCCTTGACCCACTCCTGA